One genomic segment of Equus quagga isolate Etosha38 chromosome 20, UCLA_HA_Equagga_1.0, whole genome shotgun sequence includes these proteins:
- the LOC124231049 gene encoding uncharacterized protein LOC124231049, with the protein MALPMRPLWVSPQVSGRVQAGRRARLFWLPRGPALAQLFPRCSGRGTPEPSGPSRSAGAGAAGAGHSRLWNVPSDHLHWPGRAPQLPDSFPEQNLRAGFGFFLSYPRGAGDTISLGDLLLTLLCPTIHTDTHTAQVSDAGGRTKEVEKKRYFRPVGEINLPVKKFRPARVGAPGDAELIASSLLSCCPPSASLCPSPSPPPGTRREPRRVRGPRKQPSSPVTPAALKSDPKEFRIRFQNTAEPSRTNTPRCRGRAGTHSGHGE; encoded by the coding sequence ATGGCGTTACCAATGCGCCCCCTCTGGGTGTCCCCGCAAGTCAGCGGGAGGGTGCAGGCAGGTCGCAGGGCGCGTCTGTTTTGGTTACCGCGGGGCCCGGCTCTGGCACAGCTCTTCCCTCGCTGTTCTGGGCGAGGCACGCCGGAGCCGTCGGGCCCCAGCAGGAGCGCAGGGGCAGGAGCGGCAGGGGCGGGCCACAGCCGGCTCTGGAATGTGCCCAGCGATCACCTTCACTGGCCCGGGCgggctccccagctcccagaTTCCTTCCCTGAGCAGAACCTTCGAGCTGGTTTCGGATTCTTTCTCTCCTATCCCCGCGGGGCAGGAGACACCATCTCTTTAGGCGACCTTCTCCTTACTTTACTTTGCCCAacaatacacacagacacacacacagcccaggtGTCTGACGCGGGAGGACGCACAAAAGAGGTGGAGAAAAAACGATATTTTCGACCAGTTGGGGAAATAAACCTGCCAGTCAAAAAGTTCAGACCCGCCAGGGTGGGCGCTCCAGGAGATGCGGAGTTGATAGCGTCATCACTCCTTTCCTGCTGTCCGCCTTCTGCCAGCCTGTGTCCCTCCCCCTCGCCTCCCCCCGGTACCCGGAGGGAGCCACGCCGTGTTCGGGGGCCGAGGAAGCAGCCCTCCAGCCCCGTTACCCCAGCCGCGCTGAAATCCGACCCGAAGGAGTTCAGAATCAGGTTTCAAAACACGGCAGAGCCGAGCCGCACCAACACCCCACGTTGCCGCGGCCGCGCAGGGACGCACAGCGGGCACGGTGAATGA